The following proteins are encoded in a genomic region of Oceanisphaera profunda:
- a CDS encoding IS3 family transposase (programmed frameshift), protein MQYRTKRKFSNEFKREAVKLSVSSPKTLAEISSELGVHPNVLSRWRREWIMDKPDSKQDKPVKNEGPDKSLRQLEQENKRLKKKLERAELELDILKKLEGVRYQDTAIKFSFIDRYRSMSWTVLVMCRVLQVSRAGYYCWKQRQREPSVQAERHRSLLAFLLAEAEQQHGIAGYRKLWREAVDQGFACGKNQVQRLLQSVGYRSCVAPKPGHRKHKPGIAATPNLLNRQFTVAEENRVWVSDITQIRCEEGWLYLAVIIDLATRQIVGKAQGPVNSAELVIKALKQAWKKQKPDGRELMFHSDQGSQYHCLATMTWLNKRKVTISMSRRGNCWDNACSESFFALLKKEWTRRLGLLTRKEMAEEIHFYITQYYHKVRQHTALGGLTPNAYAQQLNAA, encoded by the exons ATGCAATACCGAACCAAACGTAAATTTAGTAATGAATTTAAGCGGGAAGCCGTTAAACTCTCTGTTTCATCACCTAAAACATTAGCTGAAATCTCCAGTGAGCTGGGGGTGCATCCGAACGTATTAAGCCGTTGGCGTCGAGAGTGGATAATGGACAAACCAGATTCGAAACAGGATAAGCCCGTTAAAAATGAAGGGCCAGATAAAAGCCTGCGTCAGTTAGAGCAAGAGAATAAGCGTCTTAAGAAAAAGCTAGAGCGCGCTGAACTGGAACTCGATATCTTAAAAAAGCTGGAAG GAGTACGCTACCAAGACACGGCGATAAAATTTTCCTTCATCGACCGGTATCGCAGCATGAGCTGGACGGTACTGGTGATGTGTCGCGTACTCCAGGTATCTCGTGCGGGTTATTATTGTTGGAAGCAGCGCCAACGAGAGCCTTCGGTTCAGGCGGAGCGTCATCGCAGTCTGCTCGCCTTTTTATTGGCTGAAGCTGAACAGCAACATGGTATTGCGGGTTATCGGAAATTGTGGCGCGAAGCGGTTGACCAAGGCTTTGCTTGTGGTAAGAATCAAGTGCAACGCCTATTACAGAGTGTGGGCTACCGTTCTTGTGTCGCGCCAAAGCCCGGGCATCGTAAACATAAGCCAGGCATCGCTGCGACGCCAAATCTGTTAAACCGACAGTTTACGGTTGCAGAAGAGAACCGTGTTTGGGTGTCAGATATAACTCAAATACGCTGTGAAGAAGGCTGGCTCTATCTGGCGGTGATAATCGATCTTGCTACCAGACAGATAGTGGGCAAGGCTCAAGGGCCGGTTAATAGTGCTGAATTAGTGATTAAGGCCTTAAAGCAGGCTTGGAAGAAGCAGAAGCCTGATGGCCGTGAGCTGATGTTCCACTCAGACCAGGGCAGCCAATATCATTGTCTGGCGACCATGACGTGGTTGAATAAACGTAAAGTGACTATCAGCATGTCTCGCCGGGGAAACTGCTGGGATAATGCGTGTTCAGAAAGCTTTTTTGCTTTACTGAAAAAGGAATGGACCCGCCGTTTAGGGCTGTTAACTCGTAAAGAGATGGCAGAAGAAATACACTTCTACATCACGCAGTATTACCACAAAGTAAGACAACACACTGCGCTGGGAGGATTAACCCCCAACGCATATGCGCAGCAACTTAATGCTGCTTAA
- the msrA gene encoding peptide-methionine (S)-S-oxide reductase MsrA: MKNPLAIMTIAASLVPLSFHAVADKATLAGGCFWCMESDFEQLEGVTDVISGFTGGDLKNPTYNGNHDGHYEAVEITYDPSKISYKALLDYYWVNIDPFDDQGQFCDKGSSYLSAIFVANSEERQIAEQTKRAVEKQFPNQKVVTPILASSIFYPIKGDEIYHQDFYKKSPLRYKVYRWNCGRDARLKEVWGDKVTH; the protein is encoded by the coding sequence ATGAAGAACCCCCTCGCGATAATGACCATTGCGGCCAGCTTAGTGCCCCTTTCCTTTCATGCCGTGGCAGATAAAGCCACGTTGGCTGGAGGATGTTTCTGGTGTATGGAGTCTGATTTTGAGCAGCTTGAAGGTGTCACCGATGTTATCTCCGGATTCACCGGTGGGGACTTAAAAAATCCGACTTACAACGGTAACCATGACGGCCATTATGAAGCCGTTGAAATAACCTATGATCCCAGCAAGATAAGCTATAAAGCGTTGTTGGATTATTACTGGGTGAACATTGATCCCTTTGATGACCAAGGGCAATTTTGTGATAAAGGCAGCAGTTATTTAAGTGCAATTTTTGTGGCCAATAGTGAAGAGCGCCAAATTGCAGAACAGACAAAAAGAGCCGTGGAAAAGCAGTTCCCCAATCAAAAAGTTGTGACGCCAATTCTAGCTTCATCGATATTCTATCCCATTAAAGGCGATGAGATTTACCATCAAGACTTCTATAAGAAAAGCCCGCTTCGCTATAAAGTCTATCGCTGGAATTGTGGCCGTGACGCACGGTTAAAAGAAGTGTGGGGAGATAAAGTGACCCATTGA
- a CDS encoding helicase HerA-like domain-containing protein — MSDKPSLLIGGNASGHFRMDASMANRHGLVAGATGTGKTITLQNLAENFSRLGVPVFLADVKGDLSGLAAPGRPHPKIDARIQQLHIADYQYRSVPTVFWDLFGVQGHHIRTTISAMGPLLLGSLLELNDTQSGVLYACFKVADDNGWLLLDLKDLRSMLSWLADNASELKSEYGNISSSSIGAIQRKLLVLEEQGAEHFFNEPAIELDDLIKTDFSGHGLVNVLDVTKLIHQSPKLYACFLIWLLAELFESLPEVGDGDRPKFVLFFDEAHLIFDGAADVLVNKIEQVVRLIRSKGVGVYFVTQSPTDIPEKVLGQLGMKIQHALRAFTPKDKKMVKAAAASFRQNPNLNTEQLITELGVGEALVSVLDAEGRPTPVEHVYIKPPESRVGPLTDAERAEYMMRSPYKGRYDNTVDRESAYELLKQKAERLAESTAYMEAQQAAQKQAHQEAERGAKKPAARKSTRQTPIEAMVKSAARSIGSQIGRQLIRGVLGSLFGKR, encoded by the coding sequence ATGAGTGATAAGCCCAGTTTGTTAATTGGTGGCAATGCCAGCGGTCATTTTAGGATGGATGCGAGCATGGCGAATCGTCATGGCTTGGTTGCTGGCGCTACAGGGACGGGTAAAACCATTACCTTACAAAACTTGGCCGAGAATTTCTCACGGTTAGGAGTACCGGTTTTTCTGGCGGATGTGAAAGGCGATCTCTCCGGTTTAGCCGCCCCCGGCAGACCCCATCCCAAAATTGATGCGCGGATACAACAACTGCACATTGCAGATTATCAATATCGATCAGTGCCCACGGTATTTTGGGATTTGTTTGGCGTTCAAGGCCATCACATTCGCACCACCATATCTGCGATGGGCCCTTTGCTGCTCGGCAGTCTGTTAGAGTTAAATGATACACAGAGTGGCGTTTTGTATGCCTGCTTTAAGGTGGCTGATGATAATGGCTGGCTACTGCTGGATCTCAAAGATTTGCGTTCAATGCTATCTTGGTTGGCTGATAATGCCAGTGAGTTGAAGAGTGAATATGGCAATATATCGTCATCTAGCATTGGTGCCATTCAACGTAAGTTATTAGTGTTAGAAGAGCAGGGGGCAGAGCATTTTTTCAATGAACCTGCCATTGAGCTGGATGATTTAATTAAGACCGATTTTTCCGGTCACGGCTTGGTTAACGTGCTGGATGTGACCAAGTTAATACATCAGTCACCGAAATTATATGCCTGCTTTCTGATCTGGTTACTCGCGGAATTATTTGAAAGCCTGCCGGAAGTCGGCGATGGGGACCGACCGAAATTTGTCTTGTTTTTTGATGAGGCGCATCTGATATTTGATGGCGCGGCAGATGTGCTGGTGAACAAAATTGAACAGGTGGTGAGGCTGATACGCTCCAAAGGGGTGGGGGTGTACTTTGTCACTCAGAGCCCGACGGACATACCGGAGAAAGTTCTCGGTCAATTGGGGATGAAAATTCAACATGCGCTGCGTGCCTTTACCCCAAAAGATAAAAAAATGGTCAAAGCCGCTGCGGCTTCGTTTCGCCAAAACCCCAACCTTAATACTGAGCAGCTGATCACAGAGTTGGGGGTAGGAGAGGCCTTGGTCTCTGTGCTGGATGCAGAGGGAAGACCGACACCGGTGGAGCATGTCTATATTAAGCCGCCTGAGTCTCGGGTTGGGCCATTAACCGATGCGGAGCGTGCTGAATATATGATGCGATCACCTTATAAAGGTCGTTACGATAACACCGTCGACCGTGAGTCAGCCTACGAGCTACTAAAGCAAAAAGCCGAAAGGCTCGCAGAGTCAACCGCCTACATGGAAGCTCAGCAAGCCGCCCAGAAACAAGCCCATCAAGAAGCCGAGAGAGGCGCTAAAAAACCAGCAGCAAGGAAAAGTACTAGGCAAACCCCCATTGAAGCTATGGTAAAAAGTGCGGCAAGAAGTATCGGCAGTCAGATTGGCCGCCAGCTTATCCGAGGTGTGTTAGGGTCATTATTTGGTAAGCGATAA
- a CDS encoding sensor domain-containing diguanylate cyclase produces MQDNKETTAASVTDSNMNIDAISPPVLTEIFDSFSEAVVVADTSRQIVYVNSATESLFGYSKDQLYGHETKILYADEHDFSEQGKKRFNPTSKISAETYRVAYQRMDGGMFLGLTTGSAMHSSEGALVGYIGIIRPARTSDQSLDTLQQVHAIASDVSLTDTQKIDAVLKVGLSHFGLEVAIQARIKGSEYLVEHCIDHYEQLTPHTTFDFSETYCAHTFHASGPIGFHFAGESEIRNHPCYRNFKLESYIGIPLEVDGKLYGTISFSGYSPTEPFCKDDYILMALLADTVSYIIYRKTVEDKLLELARTDELTGLANRRSTLERLREHAKLSYRSGGYLTVLSIDLDFFKKINDNWGHSAGDAALVGFADIAATLGRDIDFCGRMGGEEFIFVLPNTDSRGGVNLGNRLRERLAAAPIKLDNNESVTLSVSVGVAMLEKGESLESLLARADEATYAAKRGGRDRVCISELNN; encoded by the coding sequence ATGCAAGATAATAAAGAGACAACTGCAGCATCGGTTACCGACAGTAATATGAATATTGATGCTATCTCGCCACCCGTACTCACCGAAATATTTGATAGTTTTTCAGAAGCAGTAGTGGTGGCGGATACCAGCCGGCAGATTGTTTATGTTAATTCGGCAACAGAGTCGCTGTTTGGTTATTCAAAAGATCAACTTTACGGCCATGAAACCAAGATTCTGTATGCGGACGAGCATGACTTTTCCGAACAGGGTAAAAAACGCTTCAACCCCACCAGCAAGATAAGCGCAGAAACCTACCGTGTTGCCTACCAGCGCATGGACGGGGGTATGTTTTTAGGTTTGACTACTGGTTCTGCCATGCACTCCAGTGAAGGTGCCTTGGTGGGATATATTGGCATTATTCGGCCGGCGCGCACTTCAGATCAATCCTTGGATACCTTACAGCAAGTACATGCGATTGCTTCTGATGTTTCACTGACCGATACGCAAAAAATAGACGCTGTGCTTAAGGTGGGTCTTAGCCACTTTGGGCTGGAAGTGGCCATTCAAGCGCGCATTAAGGGCAGTGAATATTTGGTTGAACATTGTATTGATCATTATGAGCAACTGACCCCGCACACCACCTTTGATTTTTCTGAAACTTATTGTGCTCATACCTTTCATGCGAGTGGCCCCATCGGTTTTCATTTTGCAGGTGAGAGTGAAATCCGCAATCATCCCTGTTATCGAAACTTTAAGCTGGAATCCTATATCGGTATTCCGTTAGAAGTGGATGGCAAGCTCTATGGGACTATTAGTTTTTCGGGATATTCCCCGACCGAGCCTTTCTGTAAAGACGACTACATTCTAATGGCCTTGCTGGCCGATACGGTGAGCTACATTATTTACAGAAAGACAGTCGAAGATAAGTTGTTAGAGCTGGCCAGAACCGACGAGCTCACCGGCTTAGCCAACCGACGCTCGACCCTAGAACGGTTAAGAGAGCATGCGAAGCTTTCGTATCGCTCTGGTGGCTATCTAACAGTACTGTCAATCGATCTGGACTTCTTCAAGAAAATTAATGACAACTGGGGGCACAGCGCCGGCGATGCGGCCTTGGTGGGGTTTGCGGATATCGCGGCAACGCTTGGAAGAGACATTGATTTTTGCGGTCGAATGGGCGGAGAAGAGTTTATTTTTGTGCTGCCTAATACAGACTCCCGTGGTGGGGTAAATTTAGGCAATAGACTCAGAGAACGTTTGGCTGCCGCACCGATTAAACTGGACAACAATGAGTCTGTTACCTTGAGCGTGAGTGTCGGCGTTGCCATGCTGGAAAAAGGCGAGTCGCTCGAAAGTTTACTGGCTCGTGCAGACGAGGCGACCTATGCGGCAAAACGAGGCGGCAGAGATAGAGTGTGTATCAGTGAGCTTAATAACTAA
- a CDS encoding PLP-dependent decarboxylase — protein sequence MTAILPSTMRPSWLRPAVLESLAEHNAALQKSADTEQDEAGFFVYDLDFLQQHLSMLMGQDVIKLWFAVKANPLSRVITTLAQQGFNFDVASQGELSQVLAQDVSAARILNTGPAKSKRQMKAFLSQGVRTFVVESLNQLQWLNQAASELSCQPQVLLRVQLQWSEGEKNPLGGNEVTPFGLSCQAWQTVKVSDFPALNINGLHIFQWGNMLSNERMFELWSQMVTPLLALAAQLDMTLEVLDLGGGLGVDYLQTGQELSWPSIVADLANIKAQAGVSELWLELGRFAVAEMGYYVTSVVDRKENFQHQQLVLAGGINHLMRPAITEQPFPVAMLRASTAKPDYFDLHGPLCTSLDKLGTVALAGDVDVDDQLIFGFAGAYGFTESMPFFLCHSIAAEYVLQQGKLEQVRRAQPAAWYLR from the coding sequence ATGACGGCAATACTACCTTCGACAATGAGGCCAAGCTGGCTGAGACCTGCGGTACTTGAATCACTAGCCGAGCACAATGCAGCGCTGCAAAAGAGTGCTGATACCGAGCAAGATGAAGCCGGTTTTTTTGTTTATGATTTAGACTTTCTTCAGCAACACTTGTCGATGCTGATGGGCCAAGACGTGATTAAGCTGTGGTTTGCGGTTAAAGCCAATCCATTGTCGCGCGTAATAACCACGCTTGCCCAGCAGGGGTTTAATTTTGATGTGGCGAGTCAGGGCGAACTTAGCCAAGTATTAGCGCAAGATGTTTCCGCCGCGCGCATTTTGAATACGGGACCAGCCAAGTCAAAGCGGCAAATGAAAGCCTTTCTCAGCCAAGGTGTACGCACGTTTGTGGTAGAGAGTTTGAACCAGTTGCAGTGGCTTAACCAAGCCGCGAGTGAATTATCTTGCCAACCGCAAGTGTTATTACGCGTGCAGTTACAGTGGTCTGAGGGCGAAAAAAATCCTTTAGGTGGTAACGAAGTAACGCCTTTTGGTTTATCTTGCCAAGCGTGGCAGACGGTCAAAGTCAGCGATTTTCCTGCATTGAATATCAATGGCTTACATATTTTCCAGTGGGGAAATATGCTCAGCAATGAGCGCATGTTTGAGCTTTGGTCACAAATGGTCACGCCCTTGCTAGCGCTGGCTGCACAACTAGACATGACGTTAGAGGTATTAGATTTAGGCGGTGGTCTCGGGGTGGATTATCTGCAAACCGGGCAGGAGTTAAGCTGGCCCTCCATTGTCGCCGACTTAGCAAACATTAAAGCACAAGCTGGGGTGAGCGAGCTCTGGTTAGAATTAGGCCGTTTTGCCGTCGCTGAAATGGGCTATTACGTGACCTCGGTGGTGGATCGTAAAGAAAATTTTCAGCATCAACAATTAGTGCTCGCTGGTGGGATTAATCATTTAATGCGCCCAGCCATTACCGAGCAACCCTTTCCTGTGGCTATGCTCAGAGCGTCAACAGCAAAGCCTGATTATTTTGATCTGCATGGCCCACTTTGCACCAGTTTAGATAAATTGGGCACAGTGGCGCTCGCCGGTGATGTGGACGTTGATGACCAATTAATCTTTGGTTTTGCGGGTGCCTACGGGTTTACTGAAAGCATGCCATTTTTTCTTTGTCATTCCATTGCGGCTGAATATGTGTTGCAGCAGGGTAAGCTTGAGCAAGTGCGCCGTGCACAGCCTGCAGCATGGTATTTACGTTAA
- a CDS encoding 2,3,4,5-tetrahydropyridine-2,6-dicarboxylate N-succinyltransferase codes for MTWQQTLADLETGKVRAAEQDSSGTWQVNTAVKRAILAAFAAGDNTEFAGIYRGFIDKHNLAAREFTLADQVRMVPGGSSVRAGTYVAPGVIIMPPAYINIGAFVDSGTMIDSHALIGSCAQIGKHVHVSAAVQIGGVLEPIGARPVIIEDNAFLGAGVIIVEGIVVKKGAVLAPGVSLSASVPVYDCVNQVILGKGADIPENAVVVPGTRPVAGAWAELQGLNMACALIVKYRDDSSNAALELESVLR; via the coding sequence ATGACGTGGCAACAAACATTAGCAGATCTAGAAACCGGTAAAGTGCGTGCGGCAGAACAAGATAGTAGCGGTACTTGGCAAGTCAATACGGCAGTAAAGCGAGCAATTCTAGCGGCATTTGCAGCGGGAGATAATACTGAATTTGCGGGCATTTATCGTGGCTTTATTGATAAACATAACTTGGCTGCGCGTGAGTTTACCCTTGCCGATCAGGTGAGAATGGTGCCCGGCGGTTCATCGGTGCGTGCTGGTACTTATGTGGCGCCGGGCGTGATTATTATGCCGCCAGCCTATATCAATATTGGCGCTTTTGTTGATAGCGGCACCATGATCGATAGCCATGCACTGATTGGCTCCTGTGCACAAATCGGCAAGCATGTGCATGTTTCCGCAGCGGTGCAAATTGGCGGTGTGCTAGAGCCTATTGGCGCGAGGCCGGTCATTATTGAAGATAATGCCTTCTTGGGTGCGGGGGTGATTATTGTGGAAGGCATTGTGGTGAAAAAAGGCGCTGTGTTAGCACCTGGAGTATCGTTGTCGGCGTCGGTGCCTGTTTATGACTGTGTTAATCAGGTGATATTGGGGAAAGGTGCCGATATTCCTGAAAATGCCGTGGTGGTGCCCGGTACCCGACCGGTTGCAGGCGCTTGGGCAGAGCTGCAGGGGCTGAATATGGCGTGTGCGTTAATTGTGAAATACCGCGATGACAGCAGTAATGCCGCTTTAGAGCTTGAGTCTGTGCTGCGCTAG
- a CDS encoding GFA family protein: MTSLYTGGCEHVHINAKAEPIDNHVCHCNVCKGVTGQQSTHVAFFNYADLSVDHPEKMNRQPFNKENPSGPLELCTCADCGAALMLDDKQKRIRIAVPNVMGYEEASFPKPTYHAFYDALKDYPKPSDGRPVYEGLHPDFVWPKPA; encoded by the coding sequence ATGACCAGTTTATATACAGGTGGCTGCGAGCACGTTCATATTAACGCCAAGGCAGAACCAATTGATAACCACGTTTGTCACTGTAATGTCTGCAAGGGCGTGACAGGCCAGCAGAGCACGCATGTGGCTTTCTTCAACTACGCAGATCTTTCGGTTGATCATCCCGAAAAAATGAACCGTCAGCCGTTCAACAAAGAAAACCCAAGCGGGCCGCTTGAGCTTTGCACCTGTGCCGATTGTGGCGCCGCTCTGATGCTTGATGACAAACAAAAACGCATTCGTATCGCGGTGCCTAACGTCATGGGCTACGAAGAAGCCTCGTTCCCCAAGCCCACTTATCACGCATTCTACGACGCATTAAAAGACTACCCCAAGCCATCGGACGGTCGCCCGGTCTATGAAGGCTTGCATCCTGATTTCGTCTGGCCGAAACCCGCTTGA
- the rlmF gene encoding 23S rRNA (adenine(1618)-N(6))-methyltransferase RlmF: protein MSTLHRTKKNQTKPDSKGLHPRNLHQQGYDFTALIKSYPPLAPYVKPNAHGNLSIAFADPLAVKTLNAALLKQHYNINDWHIPEGALCPPIPGRADYIHYIAELLGVAEPTSNLDKALPKITLLDIGTGANGIYPLLACQLYGWHCVGSDINTQSLENVASIIAHNPQLKGSFTLRTQQDKNHIFDGIIQAGEFFDVSVCNPPFHASADEALKGSQLKVNNLARHRGEQTSTPTAPTLNFGGQDAELWCKGGERMFLKKLIKESHAFSTQCRWFTSLVSKIDNVQPAKKLISKLGAVDIREIEMQQGNKITRILAWTFI, encoded by the coding sequence GTGAGCACACTGCATCGAACTAAAAAAAACCAGACCAAACCTGACAGTAAAGGCCTGCACCCGAGAAATCTGCACCAGCAAGGCTATGACTTTACCGCGCTCATAAAAAGTTACCCACCATTGGCGCCTTATGTGAAACCAAACGCGCACGGTAACCTTTCCATCGCCTTTGCAGATCCATTGGCCGTAAAAACCTTAAATGCCGCGCTCTTAAAGCAACACTACAATATTAACGATTGGCATATTCCAGAAGGTGCGCTGTGTCCGCCTATCCCTGGCAGAGCTGACTACATCCATTACATCGCGGAATTGCTCGGTGTTGCCGAACCGACTAGCAATCTGGATAAAGCCCTGCCTAAAATCACCTTGCTTGATATCGGCACCGGGGCAAATGGCATATATCCGCTACTCGCTTGCCAACTCTACGGTTGGCATTGTGTGGGCAGTGATATTAATACTCAGTCGCTGGAGAACGTCGCCTCGATTATCGCTCACAACCCCCAGCTAAAAGGCAGCTTCACCCTGCGCACGCAACAGGATAAAAATCATATTTTTGACGGCATCATTCAAGCGGGAGAATTTTTTGATGTTAGCGTATGCAACCCGCCCTTCCATGCATCAGCAGATGAAGCACTCAAAGGCAGCCAGCTTAAAGTCAACAATCTTGCGCGTCATCGCGGCGAGCAAACATCCACACCCACAGCTCCCACTTTAAATTTTGGTGGTCAAGATGCAGAGCTGTGGTGCAAGGGTGGCGAGCGCATGTTCCTTAAAAAGCTAATCAAAGAAAGCCATGCGTTTTCCACACAATGCCGCTGGTTTACCAGCTTGGTTTCAAAAATTGACAATGTGCAGCCTGCAAAAAAATTGATTAGCAAGCTAGGGGCGGTCGATATACGGGAAATAGAAATGCAACAGGGAAATAAAATCACCAGAATACTGGCTTGGACATTTATCTAA
- a CDS encoding glutathione S-transferase, protein MTSSLHLLYSFRRCPYAMRARLGILFAELQVELREVTLKNKPAQMLAISPKGTVPVLQLVDGTVTAESREIMVWALEQQDPHGLLDTTILQQANALIEQNDNEFKHWLDRYKYADRHPDMTQAEYRQRGEAFLQVLEALLTKNPYLMGENATIADIGIMPFVRQFAHVDREVFYRLPYPKLQLWLQQWLEHACFLQAMTKFQPWQEGDDVVVFPS, encoded by the coding sequence ATGACTTCCTCACTTCATCTTTTGTACTCTTTTCGGCGCTGTCCCTATGCCATGCGCGCTCGTCTGGGCATCTTGTTTGCCGAGTTGCAGGTGGAGCTGCGGGAGGTAACCCTGAAAAACAAACCGGCCCAAATGCTGGCGATTAGCCCGAAAGGCACAGTGCCTGTGTTACAGCTTGTTGATGGTACTGTGACTGCAGAGAGCCGGGAGATAATGGTGTGGGCGCTTGAGCAGCAAGATCCGCACGGGCTGTTAGATACAACGATTTTGCAGCAGGCCAACGCCTTGATCGAGCAAAACGACAACGAATTTAAACATTGGCTGGATCGTTATAAATACGCGGATCGTCATCCTGACATGACTCAGGCCGAGTATCGGCAACGGGGTGAAGCCTTTTTACAGGTTTTAGAGGCGTTGCTAACTAAAAACCCTTATCTAATGGGGGAGAACGCGACCATTGCCGATATTGGCATCATGCCGTTTGTTCGCCAATTTGCCCATGTGGATCGTGAGGTTTTTTACCGCCTACCGTACCCAAAGCTGCAGTTGTGGCTACAGCAATGGCTAGAACACGCATGCTTTCTACAAGCTATGACTAAGTTTCAGCCATGGCAAGAGGGCGATGACGTGGTGGTTTTTCCTTCTTAG
- a CDS encoding MFS transporter, whose amino-acid sequence MSTQNIYHKTASLFPWMIMILMSSVTFVGILSELMPSGVLPLMMADLNINEIQTGNLVGYYAIASAIFAIPLISMTMQFNRKHLLLLLLSGFSVSNIIVGLVHDYNVIVFLRIIGGICAGVMWPMIAAYGMRLVDEKHHGKAIAVIMAGTTLGISIGMPIMTTIGNEYGWRAEFVGLGVVILAIAVISLFALPSIPGEKLTKSSSPFAVLRNPAVLVILLLTLLGVTAHYGAYVYITSLVDEIDLAGGIESALLFFGIGSMISVLLAIKLTDKYLRLLTITMFALLIISMITLLMFGRTIGVGHVAFFLWGLSFGPLVTLMQAAVSRQVENAKDVATSVQSSVFNLSIMIASSAAGLLLGVYSPMSLVYFAVVLSIPGIIISFFAKKTLSRSL is encoded by the coding sequence GTGAGTACTCAAAATATTTATCATAAAACCGCTAGTCTTTTTCCGTGGATGATTATGATCTTGATGTCGTCAGTGACCTTTGTAGGGATACTGTCGGAGTTGATGCCCTCGGGTGTTCTCCCATTAATGATGGCTGATCTCAATATTAATGAGATTCAAACAGGTAATTTGGTTGGCTATTATGCAATTGCTTCAGCGATATTTGCAATTCCTCTCATTTCAATGACGATGCAATTCAATCGCAAGCACTTGTTGCTGCTTTTGTTGAGTGGATTTTCCGTTTCAAACATTATCGTAGGACTCGTTCACGATTATAACGTTATTGTTTTTCTTAGGATTATCGGAGGCATTTGTGCAGGGGTGATGTGGCCAATGATTGCAGCCTACGGGATGCGGTTGGTAGATGAGAAACATCATGGGAAGGCGATTGCGGTCATTATGGCGGGCACCACGTTGGGAATTAGTATTGGAATGCCCATAATGACTACTATTGGGAATGAATATGGCTGGCGAGCTGAGTTCGTTGGCCTTGGAGTGGTTATTCTTGCCATTGCAGTTATTAGTTTATTTGCTTTGCCTTCAATACCCGGAGAAAAGCTCACCAAAAGCTCCTCACCTTTTGCCGTGTTAAGGAATCCAGCTGTTCTAGTCATTCTATTGCTTACCCTGCTTGGCGTTACCGCACATTATGGTGCCTATGTGTACATCACCAGCCTTGTTGATGAAATTGATCTAGCGGGAGGCATTGAAAGTGCCTTATTGTTTTTTGGTATAGGTTCCATGATTTCTGTTTTGTTGGCTATAAAACTTACCGACAAATATCTGAGACTATTAACCATCACTATGTTTGCATTACTTATTATTTCTATGATCACGTTACTGATGTTTGGTAGAACAATAGGGGTGGGGCATGTTGCTTTCTTTTTGTGGGGGCTTTCGTTTGGCCCATTAGTTACCTTAATGCAGGCAGCGGTCAGCAGACAGGTAGAAAACGCTAAAGATGTTGCCACGTCAGTACAGTCCTCTGTATTCAATCTCTCCATTATGATCGCATCTTCTGCTGCAGGGCTACTTCTGGGAGTTTATTCTCCGATGAGCTTGGTGTACTTTGCCGTTGTTTTATCTATTCCGGGTATCATCATCTCATTTTTTGCGAAAAAGACGTTAAGTAGATCGCTTTAG